From the Helicobacter pylori genome, one window contains:
- the trpA gene encoding tryptophan synthase subunit alpha: protein MRYQNMFETLKKQDKMAFIPFVTLGDPNYEWSFEIIKTLIISGVSALELGLAFSDPVADGTTIQASHLRALKHASMAKNFQLLKKIRGYNHDIPIGLLAYANLIFSYGVDGFYAQAKECGVDSVLIADMPLIEKELVIKSAQKHQIKQIFIASPNASSKDLEQTATHSQGYIYTLARSGVTGVSHTLENDASAIIKTLKTFSSTPALLGFGISKKEHITNAKEMGADGVICGSALVKIIEENLNNEDAMLEKIKGFIGGMIS, encoded by the coding sequence ATGAGGTATCAAAACATGTTTGAAACCTTAAAAAAACAAGATAAAATGGCGTTTATCCCGTTTGTAACCTTGGGCGATCCTAATTATGAATGGAGTTTTGAAATCATTAAAACCTTAATTATTAGCGGGGTGAGCGCTTTGGAATTGGGTCTTGCTTTTTCTGATCCTGTAGCGGATGGCACCACCATACAAGCGAGCCATTTAAGAGCGTTAAAACACGCTTCTATGGCTAAAAATTTCCAGCTTTTAAAAAAGATTAGAGGTTACAACCATGATATTCCCATAGGGCTTTTAGCGTATGCGAATTTAATTTTTTCTTATGGCGTTGATGGTTTTTACGCTCAAGCTAAAGAATGCGGCGTGGATAGCGTTTTAATAGCGGACATGCCCCTAATAGAAAAAGAATTGGTCATCAAATCCGCTCAAAAACACCAAATCAAACAAATCTTTATCGCCAGCCCTAATGCGAGCAGTAAGGATTTAGAACAAACCGCTACGCATTCGCAAGGCTATATCTACACTTTAGCCAGGAGTGGGGTTACAGGGGTGAGCCATACTTTAGAAAATGACGCGAGCGCTATTATTAAAACCCTAAAAACCTTTAGCTCTACCCCAGCCTTATTGGGCTTTGGCATTTCCAAAAAAGAACACATCACAAACGCTAAAGAAATGGGCGCTGATGGCGTGATTTGCGGATCAGCGTTAGTCAAAATCATAGAAGAAAATTTAAACAATGAAGACGCCATGCTAGAAAAAATTAAGGGGTTTATAGGAGGAATGATTTCTTAA
- the trpB gene encoding tryptophan synthase subunit beta translates to MNKKAYFGEFGGSFVSELLVPALRELEQAFDACLKDEEFQKEYFHLLKDFVGRPSPLTLCQNIVSNPKVKLYLKREDLIHGGAHKTNQALGQALLAKKMGKTRIIAETGAGQHGVATAIACALLGLKCVIFMGEKDIKRQEMNVFRMRLLGAEVREVNSGSATLKDAVNEALRDWASSYKDTHYLLGTAAGPHPYPTMVKTFQKMIGDEVKSQILEKENRLPDYVIACVGGGSNAIGIFSAFLNDKEVKLIGVEPAGLGLETNKHGATLNKGRVGILHGNKTYLLQDDEGQITESHSISAGLDYPGVGPEHSYLKESKRAVYESASDLEALEAFSLLCQKEGIIPALESSHALAYALKLAQKCEEESIIVVNLSGRGDKDLSTVYNALKGGLK, encoded by the coding sequence ATGAATAAAAAAGCGTATTTTGGGGAGTTTGGAGGGAGTTTTGTTTCAGAGTTGTTAGTGCCTGCATTAAGAGAGTTAGAACAGGCGTTTGATGCGTGTTTGAAAGATGAGGAATTTCAAAAAGAATATTTTCATCTTTTAAAGGATTTTGTGGGCCGTCCCAGCCCTTTAACCTTGTGTCAAAATATCGTTTCTAACCCTAAAGTCAAGCTTTATTTAAAACGAGAGGATTTAATCCATGGCGGGGCACACAAGACCAATCAAGCCTTAGGGCAAGCCCTTTTAGCGAAAAAAATGGGTAAAACAAGGATCATCGCTGAAACAGGTGCCGGTCAGCATGGCGTGGCGACGGCTATCGCTTGCGCGTTATTGGGTTTAAAATGCGTGATTTTTATGGGAGAAAAAGACATCAAGCGCCAGGAAATGAATGTTTTTAGAATGCGCTTATTAGGCGCTGAAGTGAGAGAGGTTAATTCAGGGAGCGCGACGCTTAAAGACGCTGTGAATGAAGCCTTAAGAGATTGGGCGAGCAGTTACAAGGACACGCATTATTTGCTAGGCACAGCCGCCGGGCCGCACCCTTACCCCACAATGGTTAAAACCTTTCAAAAAATGATAGGCGATGAGGTTAAAAGCCAGATTTTAGAAAAAGAAAACCGCTTGCCTGATTATGTTATCGCATGCGTTGGAGGGGGGTCTAACGCTATAGGGATATTCAGCGCGTTTTTAAACGATAAAGAAGTGAAACTCATAGGCGTAGAGCCGGCGGGTTTAGGGCTAGAAACCAATAAGCATGGGGCGACTTTGAATAAGGGGCGTGTGGGGATTTTGCATGGGAATAAAACCTATCTTTTACAAGATGATGAAGGCCAGATTACAGAAAGCCATAGCATTAGCGCCGGGCTTGATTATCCAGGAGTGGGGCCAGAACACAGCTATTTAAAAGAGAGTAAGCGTGCGGTTTATGAAAGCGCAAGCGATCTTGAAGCGCTAGAGGCCTTTAGCTTGTTGTGCCAAAAAGAAGGCATTATCCCAGCGCTAGAAAGCTCACACGCTTTAGCGTATGCTTTAAAACTCGCTCAAAAATGCGAAGAAGAAAGCATCATCGTAGTGAATTTAAGCGGTCGGGGGGATAAGGATTTAAGCACCGTTTATAACGCTTTAAAAGGAGGTTTAAAATGA
- the trpCF gene encoding bifunctional indole-3-glycerol-phosphate synthase TrpC/phosphoribosylanthranilate isomerase TrpF: MPSVLENILKDKLLEVSMLKKNHTLPANITPSDRDFKKALLEKRTSFILECKKASPSKGLIREDFDLLKITKTYEKFASCVSVLADSKHFLGSYENIKIVSQHSTKPILCKDFIIDAFQIKLARVMGANAVLLMLSALDDKNYLELFNLAKSLNMSVLTEVSNQQEIERLLKLQYDIIGINNRDLHTLKTDIDHTLELRPLLPKDALIISESGIYSHAQIKALAPYVNGFLVGSSLMKEKDLKKACAKLILGENKVCGLTRIKDAKAVYKNHFIYGGLIFEKSSPRYIKPKEALKITKAVKKLDFVGVFVKDKIKKIQKIVKKLDLKAVQLYNYSPKEIAQLKKSLPKTCAIWQVVSVADSKDLTPKTKEASLILYDTKGDKKGGNGVSFDWEILENAKTPFMLAGGLNLDNIQKALKIKALGLDFNSGLEISPGIKNKDKIKQLARMLREY; this comes from the coding sequence ATGCCTAGCGTGTTAGAAAACATCCTTAAAGACAAACTCCTAGAAGTCTCTATGCTTAAAAAAAATCACACCTTGCCCGCAAACATAACCCCAAGCGATAGGGATTTTAAAAAAGCGTTATTGGAAAAAAGGACAAGCTTTATTTTAGAGTGTAAAAAAGCATCGCCCTCTAAAGGTTTGATCAGAGAAGATTTTGATCTATTAAAAATAACGAAAACTTATGAAAAATTTGCCTCTTGCGTTTCAGTTTTAGCCGATTCTAAACATTTTTTAGGCTCTTATGAAAACATTAAGATCGTTTCGCAGCATTCCACCAAGCCCATTTTGTGTAAAGATTTTATCATTGACGCTTTTCAGATCAAACTCGCTAGGGTTATGGGAGCTAATGCGGTGCTTTTAATGTTAAGCGCGTTAGATGATAAAAATTATTTAGAGCTTTTTAATCTCGCTAAATCCTTAAACATGAGCGTTTTAACTGAAGTTTCCAACCAGCAAGAAATTGAGCGCTTGCTCAAACTCCAATACGACATTATAGGCATCAATAACAGGGATTTACATACCTTAAAAACCGATATTGACCACACGCTGGAATTACGCCCCCTTTTGCCTAAAGACGCGCTCATTATCAGCGAGTCCGGTATTTATTCGCATGCGCAAATCAAAGCCCTAGCCCCTTATGTGAATGGCTTTTTAGTGGGCAGCTCTTTAATGAAAGAAAAGGATTTGAAAAAAGCGTGCGCTAAATTGATTTTAGGCGAAAATAAAGTGTGCGGGCTTACAAGGATTAAAGACGCCAAAGCCGTTTATAAAAACCATTTTATTTATGGGGGTTTGATTTTTGAAAAATCTTCGCCCCGATACATCAAGCCTAAAGAAGCCTTAAAGATCACAAAAGCGGTTAAAAAACTGGATTTTGTAGGCGTGTTTGTGAAAGATAAAATTAAAAAAATCCAAAAAATCGTTAAAAAGCTTGATTTAAAAGCGGTGCAGCTTTATAACTATTCGCCTAAAGAAATCGCTCAATTGAAAAAATCGCTCCCTAAAACTTGCGCGATCTGGCAAGTAGTGAGCGTGGCGGATTCTAAAGATTTAACGCCTAAAACTAAAGAGGCCTCTCTAATCTTATACGACACTAAGGGGGATAAAAAGGGAGGCAATGGCGTGAGTTTTGATTGGGAAATTTTAGAAAATGCCAAAACGCCTTTCATGCTAGCTGGTGGGCTTAATTTGGATAACATTCAAAAAGCCTTGAAAATTAAAGCGTTGGGTTTGGATTTCAATTCAGGTTTAGAAATAAGCCCTGGGATTAAAAATAAGGATAAAATCAAGCAATTAGCCCGAATGTTAAGAGAGTATTAA
- the trpD gene encoding anthranilate phosphoribosyltransferase: protein MKDILNALYHQKDLNDEEVKKLFTLIINEKVSPAQLGAVLCALKIKGESFKEISVAATTLLEHAPKPFNSGLDLIDNCGTGGDGLKTINISTIAALIASSMGLPMAKHGSRSVSSHSGSADLLENLGVNIEMNPTQLENCFKQTHFGFLFAPLYHQSFRKSAPLRKELFTKTIFNCLGPLINPLRPKIQLLGVYDKSLCKTMALALKALGVKRAMVVNGGGTDEIVLHDITHACELKNNEILEYDLSAKDFDLLPYDLKELQIENAKESVQACLDILENKGKNSHTMVVAANVASLLYLSHRAKDLKEGVGMTLEHLKTKAPYAHLQKIIRLSHA from the coding sequence ATGAAAGACATTTTAAACGCCCTTTATCATCAAAAAGACTTGAACGATGAAGAAGTTAAAAAGTTATTCACGCTCATTATCAACGAAAAAGTAAGCCCCGCGCAACTTGGGGCGGTTTTATGTGCTTTAAAAATCAAGGGCGAGAGCTTTAAGGAGATTAGCGTCGCTGCAACCACGCTTTTAGAGCATGCCCCTAAGCCTTTTAACAGCGGCTTGGATTTAATAGACAATTGCGGCACGGGGGGCGATGGGTTAAAAACGATTAATATTAGCACGATTGCTGCGCTCATTGCCAGCTCTATGGGGTTGCCCATGGCTAAACATGGATCAAGGAGCGTGTCCAGTCATAGCGGGAGCGCGGATCTGTTGGAAAATTTGGGCGTGAATATTGAAATGAACCCCACGCAATTAGAGAATTGCTTCAAACAAACGCATTTTGGGTTTTTATTCGCGCCTTTATACCATCAAAGCTTCAGGAAATCCGCCCCTTTAAGAAAAGAGCTTTTCACTAAAACGATTTTCAATTGCTTAGGGCCTTTAATCAACCCTTTAAGGCCAAAAATCCAGCTTTTAGGCGTGTATGACAAATCCTTGTGTAAGACTATGGCGCTAGCGTTGAAGGCTTTAGGCGTTAAAAGGGCGATGGTGGTTAATGGAGGGGGGACAGATGAAATCGTGTTGCATGACATTACGCATGCGTGTGAATTGAAAAATAACGAAATTTTAGAGTATGACTTGAGCGCTAAAGATTTTGATTTGCTCCCCTATGATTTGAAAGAATTACAGATTGAAAACGCCAAAGAAAGCGTTCAAGCGTGTTTAGATATTTTAGAAAATAAAGGCAAAAATTCGCATACAATGGTGGTTGCGGCGAATGTGGCGAGTTTGTTGTATTTAAGCCATAGGGCTAAAGATTTAAAAGAGGGCGTGGGCATGACTTTAGAACATTTAAAAACCAAAGCGCCTTATGCTCATTTACAAAAAATCATAAGGTTAAGCCATGCCTAG
- a CDS encoding aminodeoxychorismate/anthranilate synthase component II: MKIFFIDNFDSFSYNLVYELECLGYEVAVYQNDIDPSYLMGLMNEEPKTPLLFISPGPGNPNSSGNLLKIIAMAKKKFPILGVCLGLQALAQSYGAKIIRSKEIVHGKATTIALKKHAVFKGLGESMVVGRYHSLMASGLPKNLEVIAEHDNIPMAIINEEDKILAYQFHPESIMTLQGRALLEQSVGFLKEL, translated from the coding sequence ATGAAAATCTTTTTTATAGATAATTTTGATTCTTTCTCTTATAATTTGGTGTATGAATTAGAGTGTTTGGGTTATGAAGTGGCTGTTTATCAAAACGATATTGATCCGAGTTATCTCATGGGCTTAATGAATGAAGAACCAAAAACCCCTTTATTGTTCATCTCGCCCGGGCCTGGTAACCCTAATAGTTCAGGCAATCTTTTAAAAATCATTGCAATGGCTAAAAAGAAATTCCCCATTTTAGGGGTTTGTTTAGGCTTGCAAGCCTTAGCGCAAAGCTATGGGGCTAAAATCATAAGGAGTAAAGAAATCGTGCATGGCAAAGCGACGACTATCGCGCTCAAAAAGCATGCCGTTTTTAAAGGTTTAGGGGAAAGCATGGTGGTGGGGCGTTACCATTCTTTAATGGCGAGCGGGTTGCCTAAAAATTTAGAAGTGATCGCTGAGCATGACAACATTCCTATGGCCATTATCAATGAAGAAGATAAAATTTTAGCTTACCAATTCCACCCTGAAAGCATCATGACTTTACAAGGGAGGGCGTTGTTAGAGCAAAGCGTGGGGTTTTTAAAAGAATTGTAA
- the trpE gene encoding anthranilate synthase component I: MISLIEKAPYIPYPLALYEKLEQRHTLLFESAEIESKVHTKSLLMAKACLKLVCNHNIVTITSLTPNGGAFLQRLSAFFKTPIQDNALTLIYTKNKKTQDEFLKLFEPSPFDALRGLFKSVKTKPKHPFTLFSAGVFSFEMLNFFEDLPHLKAQDNTAHDFIFYVAQNLIIIDHKEKSAEILGACFDERFKTEIAKELQDLKELTKNIKSDFIPKKAKQSTEVSVSCDDSEFEKKVLFLQEEIKKGEIFQAVLSRSFYMECLEGLSAYYHLKLSNPSPYMFYIEDSDFILFGASPESALKYNALTNTAEIYPIAGTRLRGKDKQGNIDDDLDSKMEFDLQHDYKERAEHIMLVDLARNDMARVSKKRYCDKLLKVDKYSNVMHLVSRVVGELKKGCDSLHAYRSFMNAGTLSGAPKISAIKLIYQLENQRRGSYGGSVGYLNSEGSMDSCITIRSCFVKNNRAVIQAGAGIVLDSVPQNEANETRAKAQALIDAIRKTSL, from the coding sequence ATGATCAGTCTTATAGAAAAAGCCCCTTACATTCCCTACCCCCTAGCTCTTTATGAAAAGTTAGAGCAACGGCACACCTTGCTTTTTGAAAGCGCTGAGATTGAGAGCAAAGTACACACCAAATCCCTTTTAATGGCTAAGGCTTGTTTGAAGCTGGTTTGCAACCACAATATCGTAACCATCACTAGCCTAACGCCTAATGGCGGGGCGTTTTTGCAAAGATTGAGCGCGTTTTTTAAAACGCCTATACAAGACAACGCCCTAACCTTAATTTATACCAAAAATAAAAAAACGCAAGATGAGTTTTTAAAACTCTTTGAACCTAGCCCTTTTGACGCTTTAAGGGGGCTTTTTAAAAGCGTTAAAACAAAACCCAAACACCCTTTTACGCTCTTTAGCGCGGGTGTTTTTTCTTTTGAAATGCTCAATTTTTTTGAAGATTTGCCCCACTTAAAAGCACAAGACAACACCGCGCATGACTTTATTTTTTATGTCGCGCAAAATTTGATCATCATAGACCATAAAGAAAAAAGCGCTGAAATCTTAGGAGCGTGTTTTGATGAACGCTTTAAAACAGAGATAGCTAAAGAATTACAGGATTTAAAAGAGTTGACTAAAAACATCAAAAGCGATTTTATCCCTAAAAAAGCTAAGCAAAGCACAGAAGTTAGCGTTAGTTGTGATGATAGCGAGTTTGAAAAAAAGGTGTTATTCTTACAAGAAGAAATCAAAAAGGGCGAGATTTTTCAAGCGGTGTTGTCGCGCAGTTTTTATATGGAGTGCTTGGAGGGTTTGAGCGCGTATTATCATTTAAAGCTCTCTAATCCTAGCCCCTATATGTTCTATATCGAAGACAGCGATTTTATCCTTTTTGGGGCAAGCCCTGAGAGCGCTTTAAAATACAACGCTTTAACGAATACGGCTGAGATTTATCCCATTGCTGGCACTCGTTTAAGGGGTAAGGACAAACAAGGGAATATTGATGACGATTTAGATAGTAAAATGGAATTTGATTTGCAACACGACTATAAAGAAAGGGCTGAACACATCATGCTAGTGGATTTAGCCAGAAACGACATGGCCAGGGTTTCAAAAAAACGCTATTGCGACAAGCTTTTAAAGGTGGATAAATATTCCAATGTCATGCATTTAGTCTCAAGGGTTGTGGGGGAATTGAAAAAAGGGTGCGATAGTTTGCATGCTTATAGGAGTTTTATGAACGCCGGCACGCTCAGCGGAGCACCTAAAATCTCTGCGATCAAATTGATTTACCAACTAGAAAACCAAAGGAGAGGCTCTTATGGGGGGAGCGTGGGGTATTTAAATAGCGAGGGTTCTATGGATTCTTGCATCACTATCCGTTCATGTTTTGTTAAAAACAATAGAGCGGTGATCCAAGCAGGAGCTGGCATCGTGTTAGACAGCGTGCCGCAAAACGAAGCGAATGAAACAAGAGCCAAAGCGCAAGCCCTTATTGATGCGATCAGGAAAACAAGCTTATGA
- a CDS encoding glycosyltransferase family 9 protein, which yields MDFVGFEDLKCKDKENSQKVFVIRNDKLGDFILAIPALIALKHAFLEKGVEVYLGVVVPSYTTPIALEFPFIDEVIIEDNHLATTLKNRSIDALIFLFSNFKNAKLAFSLRKSIPYILAPKTKIYSWFYQKSVRQNRSLCLKTEYEYNLDLIHAFCKDYDLPNAQIKKIAWKLKDKSKERTIIASKLNANVDLLWIGVHMHSGGSSPVLPASHFIELITILHEKLSCEIILICGPGERKATEELLKEVPFAHLYDTSHSLVDLAKLCANLSVYIGNASGPLHVNALFDNQSIGFYPNELTASIARWRPFNEQFLGITPPNGSNDMSLIDIQKESEKIVGFITKNLSHHVQER from the coding sequence ATGGATTTTGTAGGGTTTGAAGATTTAAAATGTAAAGACAAAGAAAACTCTCAAAAAGTTTTTGTGATCCGTAACGACAAGTTAGGCGATTTTATTTTAGCGATTCCCGCTTTAATCGCTCTCAAGCATGCTTTTTTAGAAAAAGGCGTAGAAGTGTATTTGGGCGTGGTTGTGCCTAGCTATACCACCCCAATCGCTTTAGAATTCCCTTTCATTGATGAAGTCATCATAGAAGACAACCATTTAGCCACCACTCTCAAAAACCGCTCCATTGACGCTCTTATCTTTTTATTTTCTAATTTTAAAAACGCCAAACTCGCTTTCAGTTTGAGAAAATCCATTCCTTATATCCTAGCCCCAAAGACCAAAATCTATTCTTGGTTTTATCAAAAGAGCGTACGCCAAAATCGCTCTTTATGCTTAAAAACCGAATACGAATACAATTTGGACTTAATCCATGCGTTTTGTAAAGACTACGATCTCCCTAACGCTCAAATTAAAAAAATCGCATGGAAGCTTAAGGACAAATCCAAAGAGCGAACCATCATCGCTTCAAAACTCAACGCTAATGTTGATCTATTGTGGATCGGCGTGCATATGCATAGCGGAGGCAGTTCGCCCGTATTGCCTGCTTCGCATTTCATTGAGTTGATTACAATCTTGCATGAAAAATTAAGTTGTGAGATCATTCTTATTTGCGGGCCAGGCGAGAGAAAAGCCACAGAAGAACTCCTTAAAGAAGTCCCTTTCGCTCACCTCTATGATACGAGCCATAGTTTAGTGGATTTAGCCAAATTGTGCGCGAATTTAAGCGTCTATATCGGGAACGCTTCAGGCCCTTTGCATGTGAACGCTTTATTTGACAACCAATCTATCGGGTTTTACCCTAACGAACTCACCGCCTCTATTGCCAGATGGCGGCCTTTCAACGAACAATTTTTAGGCATCACCCCACCTAATGGCTCAAACGACATGAGTTTGATTGACATTCAAAAAGAAAGCGAAAAGATTGTGGGATTTATCACAAAAAATCTTTCTCATCATGTGCAAGAAAGATAA
- a CDS encoding 5'-nucleotidase, lipoprotein e(P4) family yields MIKKTLASVLLGLSLMSVLDAKECVSPITRSVKYHQQSAEIRALQLQSYKMAKMALDNNLKLVKDKKPAVILDLDETVLNTFDYAGYLVKNCIKYTPETWDKFEKEGSLSLIPGALDFLEYANSKGVKIFYISNRTQKNKAFTLKTLKSFKLPQVSEESVLLKEKGKPKAVRRELVAKDYAIVLQVGDTLHDFDALFAKDAKNSQEQQAKVLQNAQKFGTEWIILPNSLYGTWEDGPIKAWQNKK; encoded by the coding sequence ATGATAAAAAAGACCCTTGCATCAGTTTTATTAGGATTGAGTTTGATGAGTGTGTTAGACGCTAAAGAGTGCGTTTCGCCGATAACAAGAAGCGTTAAGTATCATCAGCAAAGCGCTGAAATTAGAGCCTTGCAATTGCAAAGTTACAAAATGGCGAAAATGGCGCTAGACAATAACCTTAAGCTCGTTAAAGACAAAAAGCCAGCCGTCATCTTGGATTTAGATGAAACCGTTTTGAACACTTTTGATTATGCGGGCTATTTAGTCAAAAACTGCATTAAATACACCCCAGAAACTTGGGATAAATTTGAAAAAGAAGGCTCTCTTTCGCTCATTCCTGGAGCGCTAGACTTTTTAGAATACGCTAATTCTAAGGGCGTTAAGATTTTTTACATTTCTAACCGCACCCAAAAAAATAAGGCATTCACTTTAAAAACGCTCAAAAGCTTTAAGCTCCCCCAAGTGAGTGAAGAATCCGTTTTGTTAAAGGAAAAAGGCAAGCCTAAAGCCGTTAGGCGGGAGTTAGTCGCTAAGGATTATGCGATTGTTTTACAAGTGGGCGACACTTTGCATGATTTTGACGCGCTTTTTGCTAAAGACGCTAAAAACAGCCAAGAACAACAAGCCAAAGTCTTGCAAAACGCTCAAAAATTCGGCACAGAATGGATCATTTTACCTAATTCTCTCTATGGCACATGGGAAGATGGGCCTATAAAAGCATGGCAAAATAAAAAATAA
- a CDS encoding YceI family protein, whose amino-acid sequence MKKALMFTLLGVSLAFAKPYTIDKANSSVWFEVKHFTFNETRGAFDNFDGKIDLEPNTKVLSVFEGNIDVKSINTRDRKRDNHLKTADFFDVVKYPKGSFKMTKYEDGKIHGDLTLRGVTKPVVLEAKIQAPLQNPMNKKEFMVLQAEGKINRKDFGIGKTFSNAVVGDEVKIEIKLEAYAQ is encoded by the coding sequence ATGAAAAAAGCGTTAATGTTCACCCTTTTGGGCGTTAGTTTGGCGTTTGCAAAACCTTATACGATTGATAAGGCAAACTCTAGCGTGTGGTTTGAGGTAAAGCACTTCACGTTCAATGAAACAAGAGGCGCGTTTGATAATTTTGATGGCAAAATTGATCTAGAGCCTAACACTAAAGTGCTCAGCGTTTTTGAAGGCAATATTGATGTGAAAAGCATCAATACTAGGGATAGAAAAAGAGATAACCATTTGAAAACAGCGGATTTTTTTGATGTGGTGAAATACCCCAAAGGGAGCTTTAAAATGACCAAATACGAAGATGGTAAAATCCATGGGGATTTGACTCTTCGTGGCGTAACCAAACCTGTCGTATTGGAAGCCAAAATCCAAGCCCCCTTACAAAACCCCATGAATAAAAAAGAATTCATGGTGCTACAAGCTGAAGGCAAAATCAACCGCAAGGATTTTGGTATCGGCAAAACCTTTAGCAATGCTGTCGTTGGAGATGAGGTAAAGATTGAGATCAAACTAGAAGCTTACGCTCAATAA
- the tenA gene encoding thiaminase II has product MQVSQYLYENVRSIWGGCISHPFVQGIGHGTLGRDKFRFYIIQDYLFLLEYAKVFALGVIKACDEAVMREFSNAIQDILNNEMSIHNHYIRELQITQKELQNARPTPANQSYTSYMLTEGFKGSIKEVAAAVLSCGWSYLVIAQNLSQIPNALEHAFYGHWIKGYSSKEFQACVNWNINLLDSLTLASSKQEIEKLKDIFIATSEYEYQFWDMAYQS; this is encoded by the coding sequence ATGCAGGTTTCACAATATCTGTATGAAAACGTGCGATCTATTTGGGGTGGTTGTATTTCCCATCCGTTTGTTCAAGGCATTGGGCATGGGACTTTAGGAAGAGATAAATTCCGTTTTTATATCATTCAAGATTATTTGTTCCTTTTAGAATACGCTAAGGTGTTTGCTCTAGGCGTAATTAAGGCTTGTGATGAAGCGGTGATGAGAGAGTTTTCTAACGCTATACAAGATATTTTAAATAACGAGATGAGTATCCATAACCATTACATTAGAGAACTTCAAATCACTCAAAAAGAATTGCAAAACGCGCGCCCCACTCCAGCTAACCAATCCTATACAAGCTACATGCTCACTGAAGGGTTTAAGGGCTCTATCAAAGAAGTTGCGGCGGCTGTTCTATCTTGTGGTTGGAGCTATTTAGTGATCGCGCAAAATTTAAGCCAAATCCCAAACGCTTTAGAGCATGCCTTTTATGGGCATTGGATTAAGGGCTATAGTTCCAAAGAATTTCAAGCGTGCGTAAATTGGAATATTAATTTGCTTGATTCTCTCACCCTCGCTTCTTCAAAACAAGAAATTGAAAAATTAAAGGATATTTTTATCGCTACAAGCGAATACGAATACCAATTTTGGGATATGGCGTATCAAAGTTAA
- the pnuC gene encoding nicotinamide riboside transporter PnuC: MLITTQLSKRFYATLILACVFLTITNILVKGSFINLLAGLSGVLYAFFAGERQTICFIFGLVYNLSYAYVAYQWKLNADVILCLFLYMPVTIYGLFAWKKTEQHEGAIKAQKLPKNWRFALVLGIGVLTYASALFFKEIKTNFLWAESFNFVIFIIAFILQVLRYIENYVLVTLGNIVSIIVWFCIFQISTESLVQLFTTILYLFIGLYYFNRWNQSCKQ, encoded by the coding sequence ATGTTAATAACCACCCAATTATCCAAACGATTTTATGCCACGCTCATTCTCGCTTGCGTGTTTTTAACCATCACTAACATCCTTGTCAAAGGCTCGTTTATCAACCTACTAGCAGGGCTTAGCGGGGTTTTGTATGCGTTTTTTGCCGGAGAAAGGCAAACGATTTGCTTTATATTTGGTCTTGTTTATAATTTGAGTTACGCTTATGTCGCTTATCAATGGAAATTAAACGCTGATGTGATTTTATGCCTTTTTTTGTATATGCCGGTAACGATTTATGGGCTATTCGCATGGAAAAAAACGGAGCAGCATGAGGGCGCTATCAAGGCTCAAAAACTTCCCAAAAATTGGCGTTTTGCGCTCGTTTTAGGCATAGGGGTTTTAACTTATGCGAGTGCTTTGTTTTTTAAAGAGATTAAAACGAATTTTTTATGGGCAGAGAGTTTTAATTTCGTCATCTTTATCATCGCTTTTATTTTACAGGTTTTGCGCTATATAGAAAATTATGTGCTAGTAACTTTAGGGAATATCGTATCTATTATCGTGTGGTTTTGTATTTTTCAAATTTCTACAGAGAGTTTGGTGCAGCTCTTCACAACGATCCTATACCTTTTTATTGGCTTGTATTATTTTAACCGCTGGAACCAATCATGCAAGCAGTGA